The following are from one region of the Capsicum annuum cultivar UCD-10X-F1 chromosome 1, UCD10Xv1.1, whole genome shotgun sequence genome:
- the LOC107856704 gene encoding zinc finger MYM-type protein 1-like: MRLKASINVARLLLYYELPFRGHDESESSSNQGYFLEFLRWHGDNHPDVGKVILEKAPQNDTLTFPMIQKDIVNACAKETLKVIIVDLNGDYFGILVDESKDISHKEQMTLVLRYVNKKGEVVERFIGLIHVSDTSACSLKKEIHSLLSDHSLSPSKIHDKLQITLVAIAKKHVEVEDFFYHVTNVLNVVGGSFKRRDLLRHHQAENLKQLLESGEAHTGQGLHQERGFQRPGDTRWGSHFKTLDNFLVIFSSTVHVLGVIEIEGSTSSDKNQAEYLLTKSKHKCLDVCYSHHLRVEIFCAVIDVQLHELNERFDLASSDLLLGMGNLNPVNSFSNFDKGRIVTLAKCYPNEFDDEKLRDLSYQLDTFIIQMRCGNSKFSNFQGVRDLAKALVEANLVETYSLVYLLVKLTLILPVVTTTVERAFSSMKHIKNEVRNSIDDQYLNDCLVCYIECDIFANVSNDVIVDRFQNMKTHRGQL; encoded by the exons ATGCGTTTGAAAGCTTCAATTAATGTGGCAAGACTTCTTTTGTATTATGAATTGCCTTTTCGAGGTCATGACGAAAGTGAATCTTCAAGTAATCAAGGCTACTTTTTAGAATTTTTGCGGTGGCATGGAGACAACCATCCGGATGTGGGAAAagtaatattagaaaaagctccACAAAATGATACCTTGACTTTTCCTATGATCCAAAAGGATATTGTCAATGCTTGTGCTAAAGAAACATTGAAAGTTATAATTGTGGACTTGAATGGAGATTATTTTGGTATATTAGTTGATGAATCCAAAGACATCTCACACAAAGAACAAATGACTCTTGTTTTGAGATATGTTAATAAAAAGGGTGAAGTAGTGGAGCGATTTATCGGTCTTATCCATGTTAGTGATACATCGGCATGCTCATTGAAGAAAGAAATTCATTCTTTGCTTTCCGATCATTCACTAAGTCCATCTAAAATACATGACAAG TTGCAAATAACACTTGTAGCTATTGCTAAAAAACATGTGGAAGTTGAAGACTTTTTTTATCATGTTACTAATGTGTTAAATGTTGTTGGAGGATCTTTTAAACGTCGAGATTTACTTCGTCATCACCAAGCCGAAAATTTGAAGCAATTACTTGAGTCCGGTGAAGCTCATACTGGACAAGGATTACATCAAGAGCGTGGGTTTCAAAGACCGGGTGATACTCGTTGGGGATCACATTTCAAAACATTGGATAACTTTCTTGTTATTTTCTCATCCACTGTTCATGTGCTTGGAgtgattgaaattgaaggttcTACTTCAAGTGATAAAAATCAAGCGGAATATCTTTTGACAAAG TCAAAGCATAAGTGTTTAGATGTTTGTTATTCGCACCATTTGCGTGTTGAAATCTTTTGTGCGGTCATTGATGTGCAACTTCATGAGCTTAATGAACGTTTTGATTTAGCAAGTAGTGATTTGCTTCTTGGGATGGGTAACTTGAATCCTGtcaattctttttctaactttgaCAAAGGTAGAATTGTGACTTTAGCAAAGTGTTAtccaaatgagtttgatgatgaaAAGCTTCGAGATTTGAGTTACCAACTTGATACCTTCATAATTCAAATGCGATGTGGTAATTCCAAGTTCTCCAACTTCCAAGGAGTTCGTGATTTGGCAAAGGCATTAGTTGAGGCAAATCTTGTggagacttattcacttgtttatttacttgtgAAGTTGACTTTGATTTTACCCGTTGTTACGACAACTGTTGAAAGAGCATTCTCTTCCATGAAGCACATAAAAAATGAAGTGCGAAATAGTATTGATGATCAATATTTAAATGATTGTTTAGTATGTTACATAGAGTGTGATATATTTGCAAATGTAAGTAATGATGTCATCGTTGATcgttttcagaatatgaaaactcATCGTGGGCAAttgtaa
- the LOC107856709 gene encoding palmitoyl-protein thioesterase 1, with translation MAYFCSENLILFFISIFCSICFSSSTPFIVLHGLGQSCNDAGSTFYTSQLSLLSRSNGYCLEIGNGAYDSYTMPLENQVQIACEKVKAMKELQQGYNLVGLSQGNMVARGLIEFCDEAPPVKNFISIGGPNAGVASTTCAGGPWCAGTGGVSGVGIYSDYVQTHYAPSGYIKLPNDIAGYLKGCRYLPKLNNEIPGANNSIYKQRFTSLQNLVLIMFANDGVITPTESSWFGFYQDGTYSKVLPPQQTNIYIEDLFGLQTLDKAAKIKFIKVPGYHLGMDIQELQQYVVPYLINGAPKNKVATQVVH, from the exons ATGGCTTATTTCTGTTCAGAAAATTTAATTCTCTTTTTCATTTCAATCTTCTGTTCcatatgtttttcttcttctactcCTTTTATAGTATTGCATG GACTTGGACAATCTTGCAATGATGCAGGAAGTACATTTTACACATCACAACTTAGTCTCTTGTCGAGATCTAATGGTTACTGCCt AGAAATTGGAAATGGAGCTTATGATTCCTACACTATGCCTCTAGAAAATCAG GTTCAAATTGCTTGTGAAAAG GTGAAAGCAATGAAAGAACTACAACAAGGATACAATTTAGTTGGTCTCTCACag GGAAATATGGTAGCCAGAGGGCTTATAGAGTTTTGTGATGAAGCACCTCCG GTAAAGAATTTTATCTCAATTGGTGGACCTAATGCTGGCGTTGCTTCTACGACCTGTGCT GGTGGCCCTTGGTGTGCTGGAACTGGTGGTGTCTCTGGAGTTGGAATATATTCTGACTATGTTCAA ACTCATTATGCTCCTAGTGGCTATATTAAGCTTCCAAAT gatATTGCTGGATATTTGAAAGGTTGTAGATATCTACCAAAGCTTAATAATGAAATTCCTGGAGCAAATAATTCTATTTACAAACAACGTTTCACTAGCTTGCAGAACCTTGTTCTTATCATG TTTGCAAATGATGGTGTGATAACTCCCACAGAAAGTTCTTGGTTTGGCTTTTATCAAGATGGAACCTACTCCAAAGTTTTGCCACCACAACAG ACTAATATTTATATAGAGGATTTGTTTGGATTACAAACATTGGATAAAGctgcaaaaataaaattcataaaggtaccaggatatcatttgggaatgGATATTCAAGAGCTGCAACAGTATGTTGTCCCATATTTGATTAATGGAGCACCAAAGAATAAAGTTGCTACTCAAGTGGTTCATTGA